Proteins co-encoded in one Gossypium arboreum isolate Shixiya-1 chromosome 11, ASM2569848v2, whole genome shotgun sequence genomic window:
- the LOC128283866 gene encoding zinc finger BED domain-containing protein RICESLEEPER 2-like — translation MRCVAHILNLIVQYGIKDASVSVDRVRGAVRYIRASPSRLTKSNQRVKEEMIDSKAQLCLDVPTRWNSTYIMLKVAEKYERAFESYLRDDHNFFLDLTAGDGVPTFDDWDIVRRVIKVLEPFCHLTLKVSGSLHVTSHSLFEVLTDVHCLFYGWQDCGDLEIISMTSKMREKYNKYWGEGNKINMLVYLAVIFDPRCKMSFFDFVVNLLFPNVANDIMKMIDKELHCLFNEYSSNAERIQLFEGRSSSLTNICSSMEIDHPRFPILAQMARDILATPISTVASESAFSTGGHVLDSFKSSLTPLMVEALVCTQDWLRKSNDAINLEDYVDELQTMEDDLSKIPEEQEDVSRLSMPLSSMFEAQEET, via the exons ATGAGATGTGTTGCACACATTCTTAATCTCATTGTGCAATACGGTATTAAAGATGCTTCTGTGTCTGTGGATCGAGTTAGAGGTGCTGTGAGGTATATAAGAGCATCACCATCGAGGTTGACAAAATCCAACCAACGGGTAAAAGAAGAAATGATAGATAGTAAGGCTCAATTGTGTTTAGATGTGCCAACTAGATGGAACTCAACATATATAATGTTAAAGGTGGCTGAAAAATATGAGCGCGCATTTGAATCATATTTACGTGATGACCATAATTTTTTTCTTGACCTTACTGCTGGAGATGGAGTTCCTACATTTGATGATTGGGATATTGTTCGAAGAGTTATAAAAGTATTAGAGCCTTTTTGTCATCTTACACTGAAGGTGTCCGGATCTTTGCATGTTACCTCTCATTCACTTTTTGAAGTATTGACAGATGTGCATTGTCTTTTTTATGGGTGGCAAGATTGTGGAGATCTAGAAATAATTTCTATGACTTccaaaatgagagaaaaatataATAAGTATTGGGGTGAAGGAAACAAGATCAACATGCTAGTTTACTTGGCGGTCATCTTTGATCCACGATGTAAAATGAGTTTTTTTGACTTTGTAGTCAACTTGCTTTTTCCTAATGTTGCTAATGACATTATGAAAATGATTGATAAAGAATTACATTGCTTGTTCAATGAGTATTCTTCTAATGCCGAGAGAATTCAATTGTTTGAAGGTAGATCTAGTTCTTTGACAAATATTTGTAGTTCAATGGAAATAGATCA TCCTAGATTCCCTATTCTTGCACAAATGGCTCGAGATATTCTTGCTACTCCTATTTCAACGGTTGCTTCGGAAAGTGCATTTAGCACGGGTGGACATGTTCTCGATAGTTTTAAAAGTTCTCTAACTCCTCTCATGGTCGAGGCTTTGGTTTGCACACAAGATTGGCTTCGAAAATCTAATGATGCCATCAATCTTGAAGATTATGTTGATGAACTTCAAACCATGGAAGATG ACTTATCCAAAATACCCGAAGAACAAGAAG ATGTTTCAAGATTATCAATGCCATTGTCATCGATGTTTGAAGCACAAGAAGAAACTTAA
- the LOC108473458 gene encoding O-fucosyltransferase 39-like, which produces MMRLNFQRHCYQLLRRKAMCGLFVLIFPLIFPCLFTAFTHASPSTFSEWNVPKPRHLRLLRSALQRERLTGEQSDLWAPLADQGWRPYLGSVNAPSLPQKSEGYLQVFLDGGLNQQRMGICDAVAVAKILNATLVIPHLEVNPVWQDSSSFMDIFDVDHFMNVLKDEIPIIKELPDEFSWSTREYYATAIRATRIKRAPVHASANWYLENVLPVLQSNGIAAISPFSHRLSFDNLPSEIQQLRCKVNFKALVFVPHIRALGDALVHRLRYPPGHSRASSTDYLRETTNQNGKQNPQKFVVLHLRFDKDMAAHSACDFGGGKAEKLALAKYRQTIWQGRVINSQFTDKELRSQGRCPLTPEEVGLLLAALGFDNNTRLYLASHKVYGGEARISTLRKIFPLMEDKKSLASSAERVHIKGKASLLAAVDYYVGMHSDIFVSASPGNMHNALVGHRTFENMKTIRPNMVLLGQLFLNKNISWSQFRQAMVEGHQNRQGQLRLRKPKQSIYTYPAPDCMCHA; this is translated from the exons ATGATGAGATTAAATTTCCAGAGGCATTGTTATCAGCTTCTTAGAAGAAAAGCAATGTGTGGATTATTTGTGTTGATTTTCCCACTTATTTTTCCTTGTTTATTTACTGCATTCACCCATGCTTCTCCTTCTACATTCTCG GAGTGGAATGTCCCTAAACCTAGGCATTTACGTTTACTCAGGAGTGCCTTACAGCGGGAACGT CTTACTGGGGAGCAATCTGATCTCTGGGCCCCTTTGGCTGACCAAGGGTGGAGACCATATCTTGGATCTGTAAATGCCCCTT CATTGCCACAGAAATCGGAAGGATATCTACAGGTATTTCTTGATGGGGGACTCAACCAGCAAAGAATGGGG ATATGTGATGCTGTTGCAGTTGCTAAAATACTGAACGCAACGCTTGTGATCCCGCATCTTGAAGTAAATCCTGTCTGGCAAGATTCAAG CTCATTCATGGATATATTTGATGTGGATCACTTTATGAATGTGTTGAAGGATGAAATCCCGATCATTAAAGAGCTTCCTGATGAATTCTCGTGGAGCACAAGGGAGTATTATGCCACTGCTATTCGAGCTACCAGAATAAAAAGAGCACCTGTTCATGCATCTGCAAACTGGTATCTTGAAAACGTCTTGCCCGTACTGCAGAG CAATGGGATTGCTGCAATTTCTCCGTTCTCTCACCGTTTGTCTTTTGACAACCTGCCGAGTGAGATCCAGCAACTACGATGTAAAGTCAATTTTAAAGCACTTGTTTTTGTTCCGCACATTAGAGCACTGGGAGATGCCCTTGTCCATCGCCTAAGGTATCCTCCAGGTCACAGTCGAGCAAGTAGCACTGACTATCTCCGGGAGACTACCAATCAAAATGGCAAACAAAATCCGCAAAAATTTGTTGTGTTACACCTTCGATTTGATAAG GATATGGCTGCCCATTCTGCCTGTGATTTCGGTGGGGGTAAGGCTGAAAAATTGGCTCTGGCCAAGTACCGGCAAACAATTTGGCAAGGAAGAGTTATCAATTCACAGTTTACAGACAAAGAGTTGAGAAGTCAGGGGCGTTGCCCGTTGACTCCTGAAGAAGTCGGATTGCTGCTAGCAGCTTTGGGTTTCGACAATAATACCCGTCTTTATCTTGCCTCCCACAAG GTATATGGAGGGGAAGCTAGGATTTCCACACTACGAAAGATATTCCCCTTGATGGAAGACAAAAAGAGCCTAGCCTCTTCGGCGGAAAGGGTCCATATAAAAGGAAAAGCTTCTTTGTTGGCTGCTGTTGATTACTATGTCGGGATGCATAGTGACATCTTTGTCTCAGCTTCTCCTGGGAATATGCACAATGCTTTG GTGGGACATCGAACTTTTGAGAACATGAAGACCATAAGGCCAAATATGGTATTGTTGGGCCAACTATTCCTTAACAAAAACATCAGTTGGTCGCAGTTCCGTCAGGCAATGGTGGAAGGGCATCAAAACAGACAAGGGCAACTCAGGTTAAGGAAACCAAAACAGTCCATATATACATATCCTGCTCCTGATTGCATGTGCCATGCTTAA